Proteins from one Gossypium raimondii isolate GPD5lz chromosome 8, ASM2569854v1, whole genome shotgun sequence genomic window:
- the LOC105790295 gene encoding zinc finger CCCH domain-containing protein 30, whose product MCVGPEHSKSGDMNHLNVKTEDSFSSLHELASNNDVEGIKQSIEKDVSSIDEVGLWYCREKGSNRIVAKHRTPLMVAATYGSVDVVKLILTHSEAVNLSCGTDKSTALHCAASGGSLHAMDVVNLLLSAGADTNSSDANGCRPADVVVVHPKLQSMRAVMEELLSGHVSDDPFGKQNLRISIDNSTSGLPPLSSSPENRSSPSPSHLASSPMASKFVDIPVNSTTERKEYPVDPSLPDIKNSVYAADEFRMFSFKIRPCSRAYSHDWTECPFVHPGENARRRDPRKYHYSCVPCPDFRKGACRRGDMCEYAHGVFECWLHPAQYRTRMCKDGTSCDRRVCFFAHTAEELRPLYVSTGSAVPSPRSSASAASVMDMAAVMGLLPGSPSSVSALSPSPFNQPMSPSANGLSHSSAAWPQPNVPTLHLPGSNFQSSRLRSSLSARDIPCEGFDMWPDFDAHEQILNDLTCVSQSHNSPVSVSRSCRSKTLTPSNLEELFSAEISSSPRYTDQSAASTIFSPTHKSAVLNQFQQQQSKLSPINTSVFAPRNVEHPLLQASFGVRSPGRMSPRSTEPISPMAARLSAHVQLEKQRQQQLSCLSSRELGSPVNSPWSKWGSPNGKLNWSVSADELGQLRKSSYELRNSSEGPDLSWGQSLVKESPPEMMKEKLVAPAPHGASSGDISNDSNSQINSVDHSVLGAWIEQMQLDQLVV is encoded by the coding sequence ATGTGCGTTGGTCCGGAGCATTCAAAATCTGGAGatatgaatcacttaaatgtgaaaactgaGGACTCTTTTTCTAGCTTACATGAGCTTGCTTCTAATAATGATGTCGAGGGAATTAAGCAATCTATAGAGAAGGACGTTTCTTCGATCGATGAGGTTGGACTTTGGTATTGTCGTGAAAAAGGCTCAAACCGAATAGTTGCAAAGCATAGAACTCCATTAATGGTTGCTGCTACCTATGGCAGTGTTGATGTTGTTAAGCTTATATTGACTCACTCAGAGGCTGTCAACCTATCGTGTGGTACAGACAAAAGTACTGCCCTTCATTGTGCTGCCTCTGGCGGATCTCTTCATGCTATGGATGTTGTTAATCTACTTTTATCAGCTGGTGCTGATACAAATTCTTCTGATGCCAATGGCTGTCGACCTGCTGATGTTGTTGTAGTACATCCAAAGCTCCAAAGCATGAGAGCTGTTATGGAAGAACTTCTTTCGGGACATGTTTCTGATGACCCTTTTGGGAAGCAGAATTTACGGATATCCATTGATAACTCTACTTCTGGCTTGCCACCCCTTTCTTCGTCACCGGAGAATCGATCATCACCCTCTCCTTCACACCTAGCATCTTCACCAATGGCTTCGAAGTTTGTTGATATACCTGTTAACTCTACAACAGAGAGGAAAGAGTACCCTGTTGATCCATCTCTCCCTGATATCAAGAACAGTGTTTATGCAGCTGATGAGTTCCGCATGTTTTCATTCAAGATCCGTCCTTGTTCGAGAGCATACTCTCATGATTGGACGGAGTGTCCATTTGTTCATCCAGGAGAGAATGCACGGAGAAGGGACCCGCGCAAGTACCACTACAGCTGTGTGCCATGCCCTGATTTCAGAAAAGGGGCTTGTAGACGAGGGGATATGTGTGAATATGCTCATGGAGTTTTTGAATGTTGGCTACATCCAGCACAATACCGCACTCGGATGTGCAAGGATGGCACAAGTTGTGATAGGCGGGTATGCTTTTTCGCCCACACTGCTGAGGAACTCCGCCCACTGTATGTCTCGACTGGCTCAGCCGTTCCCTCTCCACGCTCATCTGCATCTGCTGCTAGTGTCATGGACATGGCTGCTGTTATGGGCCTTTTACCTGGTTCACCCTCATCAGTATCTGCCTTATCCCCTTCACCATTCAATCAGCCTATGTCTCCATCTGCTAATGGCCTTTCACACTCATCTGCAGCGTGGCCCCAACCAAATGTTCCAACACTTCATCTCCCTGGAAGCAACTTTCAATCAAGTCGCTTGAGATCCTCCCTTAGTGCCCGAGATATCCCATGTGAGGGCTTCGACATGTGGCCTGATTTTGATGCTCATGAACAGATTCTAAATGATTTAACCTGTGTTTCCCAGTCTCATAACAGTCCAGTGTCTGTGAGTCGCTCTTGTCGATCCAAAACATTAACTCCTTCAAACCTTGAAGAGCTATTTTCTGCGGAGATCTCTTCATCTCCTAGATATACTGATCAGTCAGCTGCCTCTACAATATTTTCCCCTACCCATAAATCAGCTGTCCTTAATCAGTTTCAACAGCAACAGAGCAAGTTATCTCCAATCAATACAAGTGTTTTTGCACCAAGAAATGTTGAACACCCACTGTTGCAGGCTTCATTCGGTGTCAGGTCTCCTGGAAGAATGTCACCTAGAAGTACTGAGCCAATCTCCCCCATGGCTGCTCGCTTGTCCGCACATGTTCAGCTTGAGAAGCAACGACAGCAGCAGCTAAGCTGCCTTAGCTCTAGGGAACTTGGATCTCCTGTGAATTCTCCTTGGTCCAAGTGGGGTTCGCCTAATGGAAAGTTGAACTGGTCAGTTAGTGCAGACGAACTGGGTCAATTACGAAAATCATCATACGAGCTTCGTAACAGTAGCGAGGGGCCCGACTTATCTTGGGGCCAGTCTCTTGTAAAGGAATCCCCACCTGAGATGATGAAAGAGAAGCTGGTAGCTCCTGCTCCACATGGTGCATCATCCGGTGACATTTCCAATGATTCCAATTCCCAGATCAATTCTGTGGATCATTCCGTTTTAGGAGCTTGGATCGAGCAAATGCAGCTTGATCAGCTTGTTGTGTAG
- the LOC105790294 gene encoding protein DETOXIFICATION 43, which produces MAEQTLETNYFTLGGMPIFVIFKDARLVLKTDSIGMEILRMAFPAALALAADPIASLIDTAFIGRIGAVELAAVGVSIAIFNQAARITIYPLVSITTSFVAQEQTLADTTIHAPKSDHPENDGGNKEQIITPQDLEKGSDKITSTCKQPPCGDDVTSEVKKGKRHIPSASTAMVFGLVLGLLQTLFLVFGAKILLLVMGVKPNSPMMKPALKYLTLRSMGAPAVLLSLAMQGIFRGFKDTKTPLYATVVGDVTNIILDPIFIFVLRLGVSGAAIAHVLSQYLITLILLCQLVKQVKLLPFHIKDLQFGRFLKNGVMLMGRVIAVTFCVTLSASMAARLGPTPMAAFQICLQVWLTSSLLADGLAVAGQAILACAFAEKDYEKVAAVAVRVLQMSFVMGMGLAVVVGVGLHFGSGIFSKDAAVLRLISIGVVFVAVTQPINSLAFVCDGVNFGSSDFAYTAYSMILVGGASIASIFLLSKSNGFIGIWVALTIYMVLRAFAGIWRMVTGTGPWRFLRTPL; this is translated from the exons ATGGCTGAGCAGACACTTGAAACCAACTACTTTACCCTTGGGGGAATGCCAATTTTTGTCATCTTCAAAGATGCAAG GCTTGTTTTGAAAACTGATTCAATCGGGATGGAGATATTAAGGATGGCATTCCCAGCAGCCTTGGCCTTAGCTGCTGATCCCATTGCTTCTCTCATTGACACCGCTTTCATTGGCCGTATAG GAGCGGTGGAGCTAGCTGCTGTAGGGGTTTCCATCGCCATATTCAACCAAGCTGCGAGGATCACCATTTACCCTCTTGTTAGCATCACAACTTCATTTGTTGCTCAAGAACAAACTCTTGCAGATACCACCATTCATGCCCCAAAATCCGACCATCCTGAAAATGACGGCGGCAACAAGGAGCAGATCATCACTCCCCAAGACTTGGAAAAAGGTTCAGACAAAATAACAAGTACATGTAAGCAGCCGCCATGCGGGGATGATGTTACCAGTGAAgttaaaaaagggaaaagacaTATCCCATCAGCATCGACTGCAATGGTTTTCGGTTTAGTGCTCGGTCTGCTACAAACCCTGTTCCTGGTTTTCGGTGCCAAAATTCTCCTGCTTGTTATGGGTGTCAAACCT AATTCCCCTATGATGAAACCTGCACTAAAGTACTTGACATTGAGATCCATGGGAGCTCCTGCAGTTCTTCTTTCTTTGGCCATGCAAGGGATTTTCCGAGGTTTTAAGGATACCAAAACACCTTTATACGCTACTG TTGTCGGAGATGTAACAAATATCATATTGgacccaatatttatttttgtgttaagACTAGGTGTTAGTGGTGCAGCCATAGCACATGTTCTTTCTCA GTATTTGATTACACTGATCCTTTTGTGCCAATTGGTGAAACAAGTGAAACTTTTACCTTTTCATATCAAGGACCTCCAATTTGGAAGATTTCTTAAAAATG GCGTTATGTTAATGGGAAGAGTTATAGCTGTCACATTTTGTGTGACATTGTCAGCATCAATGGCTGCTAGGCTTGGTCCAACACCAATGGCTGCATTTCAAATCTGCTTACAAGTTTGGCTCACATCATCTTTGCTTGCTGATGGTTTAGCTGTTGCTGGACAG GCAATTCTTGCGTGTGCATTTGCTGAGAAGGACTATGAGAAGGTGGCAGCAGTGGCAGTTCGGGTATTGCAG ATGAGTTTTGTGATGGGAATGGGGCTAGCAGTTGTGGTTGGAGTTGGTTTACACTTTGGGTCAGGGATCTTCTCCAAAGATGCTGCTGTTTTGCGCCTTATCAGCATAGGAGTAGTG TTTGTAGCAGTTACACAACCAATCAACTCGTTAGCTTTCGTTTGTGATGGCGTAAACTTTGGATCATCTGACTTTGCTTACACAGCTTACTCCATG ATACTGGTAGGTGGAGCAAGCATTGCATCAATATTCCTTCTCTCCAAAAGCAATGGTTTTATAGGAATCTGGGTTGCATTAACCATTTACATGGTTCTGCGTGCCTTTGCTGGTATTTGGAG GATGGTGACTGGTACAGGACCATGGCGCTTCCTAAGGACTCCATTGTAA